From one Humulus lupulus chromosome 8, drHumLupu1.1, whole genome shotgun sequence genomic stretch:
- the LOC133797965 gene encoding copper transporter 6-like: protein MSHEGHNHDDVDIMGGGDMPGMSGSNMPGMGGDLRNTTEAMMHSSLYWGKDAVILFSGWPNQNLGMYMLAFFLIFLIAVAAEVLSVSPTVKAGTSPIKAGAIQASVYAFRIGFVYLVMLSVMSFNIGIFIAAVAGHTLGFFIIKARSHAQTNQAAPKV from the coding sequence ATGTCACATGAGGGACATAATCACGACGATGTGGACATTATGGGTGGTGGTGACATGCCTGGTATGAGTGGCAGCAACATGCCCGGAATGGGTGGCGACCTGAGAAACACAACAGAGGCGATGATGCACTCGAGCCTTTACTGGGGAAAAGATGCTGTAATCTTGTTCTCTGGTTGGCCAAACCAGAATCTTGGGATGTATATGCTTGCTTTCTTCTTAATCTTTCTGATAGCTGTAGCTGCTGAGGTTTTGTCAGTCTCTCCTACTGTAAAAGCCGGCACCAGCCCCATCAAGGCGGGTGCCATTCAAGCCAGTGTCTATGCTTTCAGAATCGGTTTTGTTTATCTGGTCATGCTCTCTGTCATGTCCTTCAACATAGGTATCTTCATAGCCGCTGTGGCTGGACACACCCTGGGATTCTTCATCATCAAAGCTCGTTCACATGCCCAGACCAACCAAGCTGCTCCCAAAGTCTGA
- the LOC133797964 gene encoding pentatricopeptide repeat-containing protein At3g20730, protein MQVPCRTHRLLAHSSSEYSLYMNILQHCVDTRTITPGLLVHNRVLTNGFYSNVHLNTKLVIFYAKFGRVPAARSIFDRMEEKSVVSWTAMVSGYTQNGCFRDALMVFLEMCRAGVKPNQFGYGSTLRACTGLRCLETGFQIQGCIQKSRFIVNLFVQSALIDFHSKCGKMDDACYVFERMSKRDLVSWNAIIGGYAVQGYSDDSFRVFCSLMREGEHPDCFTLGSLLRALAGGSFIMKVSQVHALIIQLGYGSYNSLSGSLINAYVKCGSIENSYQIYMSMSEKDIISCTALISGYAQESNHGRDALDVLKEMTRMHLVFDEVALCCMLNMCANVASLSLGRQLHALTFKHQFYNDVAMGNALIDMYAKTGEIEEATRAFDEMEEKNIISWTSLIAGYGKHGFGHKAIELYKKMECEGLKPNDVTFLSLLCACSHTGLTSEGWECFKDMVSKHSILPREEHIACLVDIFARGGWLEEAFHLICKMNVKPNASLWGSILGACSTYGNMCLGEVAAKHLFHVDPDNSANYAVLASLYSATGAWDNAGNMRNFMKNRSLKKEPGHSFLQSTQNKLILL, encoded by the exons ATGCAAGTCCCATGCAGGACTCATAGACTGTTAGCTCATTCAAGCTCTGAATACTCTCTGTATATGAATATATTGCAACACTGTGTCGACACAAGAACTATTACACCTGGTCTTCTTGTTCACAACCGAGTTTTGACAAATGGGTTTTATTCAAATGTCCATTTAAACACGAAACTTGTAATCTTCTACGCCAAATTTGGCCGAGTTCCGGCCGCTCGTAGTATTTTTGACAGAATGGAAGAGAAGAGTGTTGTTTCTTGGACTGCTATGGTTTCTGGGTACACTCAAAATGGGTGTTTCAGAGATGCTTTAATGGTGTTTTTGGAAATGTGTAGAGCTGGTGTTAAACCAAATCAGTTCGGGTATGGCAGCACTTTGAGGGCTTGTACGGGTCTGAGATGTTTAGAGACTGGGTTTCAGATACAAGGGTGTATTCAGAAGAGTAGATTTATTGTGAATTTGTTTGTGCAAAGTGCATTGATTGATTTTCATTCGAAGTGCGGAAAGATGGATGATGCATGTTATGTGTTTGAGAGAATGTCTAAGAGGGACTTGGTGTCTTGGAATGCGATAATTGGTGGCTATGCTGTTCAGGGTTACTCTGATGATTCGTTTCGAGTGTTTTGTTCATTGATGAGAGAAG GAGAACACCCGGATTGCTTCACCTTGGGAAGTCTTTTGAGAGCCTTAGCTGGAGGCAGTTTTATCATGAAGGTTAGTCAAGTGCATGCACTCATCATCCAACTAGGTTATGGATCATATAACTCTCTAAGTGGCTCACTGATCAATGCTTATGTAAAATGTGGAAGTATAGAAAATTCTTATCAAATATACATGAGTATGTCAGAAAAGGATATTATATCTTGCACTGCCCTGATAAGTGGATATGCACAAGAAAGTAACCACGGTAGAGATGCCCTGGATGTCTTGAAAGAAATGACTCGTATGCACCTGGTTTTCGATGAAGTCGCATTATGCTGTATGCTTAATATGTGTGCCAACGTAGCCTCACTGAGCTTAGGAAGACAACTCCATGCTCTTACTTTTAAACATCAATTTTATAATGATGTGGCTATGGGAAATGCTCTCATTGACATGTATGCAAAAACTGGAGAGATTGAAGAAGCAACTCGTGCTTTTGATGAGATGGAGGAGAAAAACATCATCTCATGGACATCATTGATTGCTGGATATGGTAAACATGGTTTTGGACATAAAGCAATTGAACTATATAAGAAGATGGAATGTGAAGGATTAAAGCCAAATGATGTTACATTCTTGTCCCTTCTCTGCGCTTGCAGTCATACTGGTTTGACTAGTGAAGGATGGGAATGTTTTAAAGATATGGTCAGCAAACATAGCATCTTACCTCGAGAAGAACATATAGCTTGTTTGGTAGATATTTTTGCACGTGGAGGCTGGTTGGAAGAAGCTTTTCATCTTATATGCAAGATGAATGTCAAACCGAATGCATCCCTTTGGGGTTCGATTCTCGGGGCATGTAGCACCTATGGGAATATGTGTCTTGGAGAAGTAGCAGCTAAGCATCTCTTTCATGTGGATCCAGATAATTCTGCTAATTATGCTGTTCTAGCAAGCTTATATTCTGCAACTGGTGCATGGGATAATGCTGGAAACATGAGGAATTTTATGAAAAATAGAAGTTTAAAGAAGGAGCCAGGACACAGCTTTTTACAGTCTACACAGAACAAACTTATACTTTTATAG